A region of Thermodesulfobacteriota bacterium DNA encodes the following proteins:
- a CDS encoding DNA methylase, with the protein MPIEKDFDIPFISGMALREKQIQQSYRPIIAVHKWFARRPGTLFRGLLLSEFVDRPLTEAFFTANNLRGIRVADPFMGGGTPLIEANRLGCDVTGYDINPMAFWIVHQEIEQLDQAAYRNGASRLGALLEERLGPLYRTRCLLCGSPEASVKYFLWVKEKTCSRCGKAFPLFPGYLLAEDQRHPRNVLVCAGCGELNEVAERAHPGSCRSCHRPLAVKGPARRHRCDCPDCGLSNVYPAPGAGPPGHRMFALEYHCRPCKPHHRGRFFKKPDQDDLDRYAEACQRYHALDAAFVPDDPIPPGDETDRLLRWGYRRYREMFNPRQLLGLELSCRAIAETSDRRVRHALATNLSDLLRYQNLLCRYDTMALKSLDIFSVHGFPVGLVQCESNLLGIPNGGGVSVGSGGWSNIVEKYAKAKAYCDQPFEIRHAGGRKTVVPVPGEWIGDQRNGDQRGVELRCASATAASLPQASLDAVLTDPPYFGNVQYAELMDFCYVWLRRLLGPELAAFAVPSTRHPDELTGNITMDRGLDHFTEGLSAVFCAMARALKPGRPLVFTYHHNKLEAYYPLAVAILDAGLTCSASLPCPAEMGASIHISGTGSSVVDTVFVCRSTGTVPRHWLASSAAAVAQLVAADLEKLRQGGLSPSPGDVRCTVYGHLARMAIWRLRLGWERQQSVSRKLARMAQEIQTIATLQEVEAALAGAAEVAAGLPPRWAGLIQEGEAAYGESSADVSF; encoded by the coding sequence ATGCCCATTGAAAAGGATTTCGACATCCCCTTCATCTCCGGCATGGCCCTGCGCGAAAAGCAGATCCAGCAGAGCTATCGGCCGATCATCGCGGTGCACAAGTGGTTCGCCCGCCGGCCAGGGACCCTTTTTCGGGGCCTGCTCCTGTCCGAATTCGTCGACCGGCCACTGACCGAGGCCTTCTTCACGGCCAACAACCTCAGGGGGATCCGGGTGGCTGACCCCTTCATGGGTGGGGGAACGCCGCTCATTGAGGCCAATCGACTCGGCTGCGACGTCACCGGCTACGACATCAACCCGATGGCCTTCTGGATCGTGCACCAGGAGATCGAGCAGCTCGACCAGGCGGCGTACCGGAACGGCGCCTCCCGGCTGGGCGCCTTGCTGGAGGAGCGCCTCGGCCCCCTCTACCGCACCCGGTGCCTGCTGTGCGGCTCGCCGGAGGCGTCCGTCAAGTATTTCCTCTGGGTCAAGGAGAAGACGTGCAGCCGCTGCGGCAAGGCCTTTCCCCTGTTTCCTGGCTATCTTCTGGCCGAGGACCAGCGCCATCCCCGGAACGTTCTGGTCTGCGCCGGCTGCGGCGAGCTGAACGAGGTCGCCGAGCGAGCGCATCCTGGCAGCTGCCGCTCCTGCCATCGGCCTCTGGCCGTCAAGGGGCCGGCCCGGCGCCACCGCTGTGATTGCCCGGACTGCGGGCTGTCCAACGTCTATCCGGCGCCCGGCGCTGGCCCGCCTGGTCACCGGATGTTCGCGCTCGAATACCACTGCCGGCCCTGCAAGCCTCATCATCGGGGCCGCTTCTTCAAGAAGCCGGACCAGGACGACCTGGATCGCTATGCGGAGGCCTGTCAACGCTACCACGCGCTGGACGCCGCCTTTGTTCCTGACGATCCCATCCCGCCCGGGGACGAGACCGACCGCCTGCTTCGCTGGGGGTACCGTCGCTATCGCGAGATGTTCAACCCCCGGCAGCTGCTCGGCCTGGAGCTGAGCTGCCGCGCCATCGCCGAAACGTCTGACCGCCGGGTGCGGCATGCCCTGGCGACCAACCTTTCCGACCTGCTGCGGTACCAGAACCTGCTGTGCCGCTATGACACCATGGCGCTGAAGTCCCTGGACATCTTCTCTGTTCACGGCTTCCCGGTAGGACTGGTGCAATGCGAGTCGAACCTGCTCGGCATCCCCAACGGCGGGGGGGTGAGCGTCGGCAGCGGCGGCTGGTCGAACATCGTCGAGAAGTACGCCAAAGCCAAGGCCTACTGCGACCAGCCTTTTGAGATCCGGCATGCCGGAGGCCGCAAGACGGTCGTGCCGGTTCCCGGCGAGTGGATCGGCGACCAGCGCAACGGCGATCAGCGCGGCGTCGAGCTGCGCTGCGCGAGCGCCACCGCTGCCTCGCTGCCCCAGGCCAGCCTGGATGCAGTCCTGACCGACCCACCGTACTTCGGCAACGTCCAGTACGCCGAGCTGATGGATTTCTGCTACGTCTGGCTGCGACGCCTGCTCGGCCCGGAGCTTGCCGCCTTCGCCGTCCCCTCCACACGCCATCCCGACGAGCTGACCGGCAACATCACCATGGACAGGGGACTCGACCACTTCACCGAGGGGCTCTCTGCCGTCTTCTGCGCCATGGCTCGGGCGCTGAAGCCGGGCCGGCCTCTGGTCTTCACCTACCATCACAACAAGCTGGAGGCGTACTATCCCCTGGCCGTGGCGATCCTGGATGCCGGCCTGACCTGCTCGGCATCGCTCCCCTGTCCCGCCGAAATGGGCGCCTCCATCCACATCAGTGGCACCGGCTCCTCGGTGGTGGACACGGTTTTCGTCTGCCGCTCCACCGGCACCGTCCCCCGCCACTGGCTGGCTTCGTCGGCTGCGGCGGTCGCTCAGCTGGTCGCCGCGGACCTGGAAAAGCTGCGGCAGGGGGGGCTATCGCCAAGCCCTGGAGATGTCCGCTGCACTGTCTACGGCCATCTGGCCCGCATGGCCATCTGGCGCCTGCGGCTGGGATGGGAGCGCCAGCAGTCTGTCTCCCGCAAGCTGGCCCGAATGGCCCAGGAGATCCAGACCATTGCCACCCTGCAGGAGGTGGAGGCTGCTTTGGCAGGCGCGGCCGAGGTGGCCGCAGGGCTGCCGCCGCGCTGGGCTGGGCTCATTCAGGAGGGAGAAGCGGCTTATGGAGAATCATCCGCTGACGTATCCTTTTGA
- the atpE gene encoding ATP synthase F0 subunit C, producing the protein MKRMSVSTVLTTVMVLGFASLAMASEAAGGGGSSLLAPLSCIAAALSVGVAALGCGIGMGTGIGGACSGIARNPEASGKITVTMIIGLALIESLTIYGLVISLILLFANPLMG; encoded by the coding sequence ATGAAGAGGATGAGTGTTTCGACGGTCCTGACAACGGTGATGGTCCTGGGCTTCGCCAGCCTGGCGATGGCCTCCGAGGCGGCCGGTGGTGGTGGCAGCTCGCTTCTGGCCCCCCTGTCCTGTATCGCCGCCGCTCTGTCGGTGGGCGTCGCGGCCCTGGGCTGCGGCATCGGTATGGGTACCGGTATCGGCGGCGCGTGCTCCGGCATCGCCCGCAACCCGGAGGCCTCCGGCAAGATCACCGTCACCATGATCATCGGTCTGGCCCTCATCGAGTCCTTGACCATTTACGGTCTGGTCATCTCCCTGATCCTGCTCTTCGCCAACCCCCTCATGGGGTAA
- the atpB gene encoding F0F1 ATP synthase subunit A has protein sequence MEHPILIVSLALETLHLPVHGGEGLLPKLVSPHMTYTWLVMGFLILITRMTIGKTELIPGRGQNFWEAVIGGMEGFMADNMGKEGAAKMFPMLATFALYILTANMIGLMPGMFSPTANLNITLGCTLIVFTTTHILGVMYHGPNYIKHFLGPVPWLIPLMFPIEVISHLARILSLSIRLFGNIMAKETLLGILFMLAGAYFAPLPILVLGVFVSVVQTLVFVLLSILYFSASMEHAH, from the coding sequence ATGGAACATCCAATTCTCATCGTGTCCCTTGCCCTCGAGACGCTGCACCTGCCGGTGCACGGCGGCGAAGGCCTCCTGCCCAAGCTGGTCTCGCCCCACATGACCTACACCTGGCTGGTGATGGGCTTCCTGATCCTGATCACCAGGATGACCATCGGCAAGACCGAGCTGATCCCAGGCCGGGGCCAGAACTTCTGGGAGGCGGTGATCGGCGGCATGGAAGGCTTCATGGCCGACAACATGGGCAAGGAGGGCGCCGCCAAGATGTTCCCCATGCTGGCCACCTTTGCCCTGTACATCCTGACCGCCAACATGATCGGCCTTATGCCCGGCATGTTCTCGCCCACCGCCAACCTCAACATCACCCTGGGCTGCACCCTCATCGTCTTCACCACCACCCACATCCTGGGGGTGATGTACCACGGCCCCAACTACATCAAGCATTTCCTGGGGCCGGTGCCCTGGCTCATCCCCTTGATGTTCCCCATCGAGGTGATCAGCCATCTGGCCCGGATCCTGTCGCTCTCCATCCGGTTGTTCGGCAACATCATGGCCAAGGAGACCCTCCTGGGCATCCTGTTCATGCTGGCCGGCGCCTACTTCGCGCCGCTGCCCATCCTGGTCCTGGGCGTCTTCGTCTCCGTTGTCCAGACCCTGGTTTTCGTGCTCCTGTCGATCCTGTACTTCTCGGCGTCCATGGAGCACGCGCACTGA
- a CDS encoding ATP synthase subunit I, producing the protein MSPTPAANDSPLSVRGVLILTWVLLAGLTLGGWLVGSTLVGLSILVGGLVANLSFLLLKRDLERILAGPLGAAKLAYFVRYYARLAAIAILLFVLIRQGAVHVYGLLVGLSTVVLAITAASLQAARRVYLNTREA; encoded by the coding sequence ATGTCCCCGACACCTGCAGCCAACGACAGCCCCCTGTCCGTACGGGGCGTCCTCATCCTGACCTGGGTCCTCCTGGCCGGGCTTACCCTGGGCGGCTGGCTCGTCGGGTCGACCTTGGTCGGGCTGAGCATCCTGGTCGGGGGCCTGGTGGCCAACCTGAGCTTCCTTCTCCTCAAGCGGGATCTGGAGCGGATTCTGGCTGGCCCCCTGGGAGCCGCCAAGCTGGCCTATTTCGTGCGCTACTACGCCCGGCTGGCAGCCATCGCCATTCTGCTCTTCGTCCTCATCCGCCAGGGGGCCGTGCATGTCTACGGGCTCCTGGTCGGGCTGTCCACCGTCGTTCTGGCCATCACGGCCGCCAGCCTGCAGGCAGCACGCCGCGTCTATCTCAACACCAGGGAGGCTTAG
- a CDS encoding AtpZ/AtpI family protein: MMRLLAEYGTIGMTVAFSIFIGVGIGYWLDYQVFEGRTAPWLTFIFLGFGIGAGFRNLFRLARRKDL, from the coding sequence ATGATGAGGCTGTTGGCCGAGTATGGCACCATCGGCATGACGGTGGCCTTCTCCATCTTCATCGGGGTTGGCATCGGCTACTGGCTGGACTACCAGGTGTTCGAGGGCCGCACCGCGCCCTGGCTGACCTTCATCTTCCTGGGCTTCGGCATCGGCGCCGGATTCCGCAACCTCTTTCGGCTGGCCCGCCGCAAGGATCTGTGA
- the hemL gene encoding glutamate-1-semialdehyde 2,1-aminomutase: MDTSRSQALFARAQELIPGGVNSPVRACRSVGGEPLFIRKAAGCRLWDVDGNEFVDFVGSWGPMILGHAHPAVAAAVQAAMADGTSFGAPCPLEVELAEMIVAAVPSMEQVRCVSSGTEATMSAIRLARGYTGRPMVVKFDGCYHGHADSFLVKAGSGIITLGIPGSPGVPEDIVRNTLSIPYNNVAVLEETLRAKASEIACVIVEPVAGNMGVVPPAPAFLAALRSLTRELGIVLIFDEVITGFRLALGGAQQYYGILPDLTCLGKIIGGGLPVGAYGGRREIMAMVAPTGPVYQAGTLSGNPLAMAAGIATLKELAKPGVYELLEERAAAFAGELARLADRHGLATCLNRVGSMMTGFFSASPVTDFESALTADTARYAAFYREMRQEGVYLAPSQFEAAFIGCAHTPDDLDFALQKTERAFKRLQL; the protein is encoded by the coding sequence ATGGATACCAGCCGCTCGCAGGCCCTGTTTGCCAGGGCGCAGGAACTGATCCCCGGAGGCGTCAACAGCCCGGTGCGGGCCTGCCGGTCCGTGGGCGGCGAGCCGCTGTTCATCAGGAAGGCCGCCGGCTGCCGGCTCTGGGATGTGGACGGTAACGAGTTTGTCGATTTCGTCGGCTCCTGGGGGCCCATGATCCTCGGCCATGCCCATCCGGCCGTGGCGGCCGCCGTGCAGGCCGCCATGGCGGACGGCACCTCCTTCGGCGCCCCCTGCCCCCTGGAGGTGGAGCTGGCGGAGATGATCGTCGCCGCCGTGCCCTCCATGGAGCAGGTGCGCTGTGTCAGCTCCGGCACCGAGGCGACCATGAGCGCCATCCGCCTGGCCCGGGGCTACACCGGCCGGCCCATGGTGGTGAAGTTCGACGGCTGCTACCACGGCCATGCCGACTCCTTTCTGGTCAAGGCCGGCTCGGGCATCATCACCCTGGGCATTCCCGGCAGCCCCGGGGTGCCGGAAGACATTGTCCGCAACACCCTGTCCATCCCGTACAACAACGTGGCCGTCCTGGAAGAGACCTTGCGGGCCAAGGCCAGCGAGATCGCCTGCGTCATCGTCGAGCCGGTGGCTGGCAACATGGGGGTGGTGCCGCCCGCCCCTGCCTTCCTTGCGGCCCTCCGGAGCCTGACCCGGGAACTGGGCATCGTCCTCATCTTTGACGAGGTGATCACCGGCTTCCGGCTGGCCCTGGGCGGGGCTCAACAATACTATGGCATCCTGCCGGACCTCACCTGCCTGGGCAAGATCATCGGCGGTGGCCTGCCGGTGGGCGCCTACGGCGGCCGGCGGGAGATCATGGCCATGGTGGCGCCCACCGGCCCGGTCTACCAGGCCGGCACCCTGTCCGGCAACCCCCTGGCCATGGCCGCCGGCATCGCCACCCTCAAGGAGCTGGCCAAGCCCGGCGTCTACGAGCTCCTGGAAGAGCGCGCCGCCGCCTTTGCCGGCGAGCTGGCCCGCCTGGCCGATCGCCACGGCCTGGCCACCTGCCTCAACCGGGTGGGATCCATGATGACCGGGTTCTTCTCCGCCAGCCCGGTCACCGACTTCGAGTCGGCACTCACCGCCGACACCGCCCGCTACGCCGCCTTCTACCGGGAGATGCGCCAGGAAGGTGTCTACCTCGCCCCTTCCCAGTTCGAAGCCGCCTTCATCGGCTGCGCCCACACCCCGGACGACCTGGACTTTGCCCTGCAAAAAACTGAACGGGCATTCAAGAGGTTGCAGCTCTAG
- a CDS encoding exonuclease SbcCD subunit D: protein MRILHLADLHLGKILHDVHLTPDQDDLLGQVARLAEDEGVDVVVIAGDVYDRSVPPVEATEVLDHFLSTLILEQGTPVVLIPGNHDSAERLAFGSRLLRERGLHIAAEPASLRPITLADRYGPVVLLPIPYIEPLTLRRHLGDTAIPDFTAAYRHVLAGAPAAGRTVCIAHCYTAGGQESESERPLVMGGSQLVDAGVFAPFALTLLGHLHRPQQVAASAWYAGAPLRYSFSELDHEKVFSIFDLDCRGLVTRTSFPVRPRRELRQKKGTLDEILAGAAGDPASDDYLAITLTDRGVLFDYAAKIRAVYPNVLSIVRAQQEGEGDLLHPGELRRLSDQEIVGRFYAHVAAGLDDAEAAMLVEVMDELNRGEERPACGR from the coding sequence ATGCGCATCCTGCACCTTGCTGACCTCCACCTGGGCAAGATTCTCCACGACGTCCATCTGACCCCGGACCAGGATGACCTGCTCGGGCAGGTCGCGCGGCTGGCCGAGGACGAAGGGGTCGACGTCGTGGTCATCGCCGGCGATGTCTATGACCGGTCGGTGCCGCCGGTGGAGGCTACCGAGGTTCTGGACCACTTCCTGTCGACCCTGATCCTGGAACAGGGCACCCCGGTGGTCCTCATCCCCGGCAATCACGACAGCGCCGAGCGGCTGGCCTTCGGCAGCCGGCTGTTGCGGGAGCGCGGCCTCCACATCGCTGCCGAGCCTGCGTCCTTGCGGCCCATCACCCTTGCCGACCGGTACGGCCCGGTGGTGCTGCTCCCCATCCCTTATATCGAGCCGCTCACCTTGCGCCGGCATCTGGGCGACACCGCCATCCCGGACTTCACCGCTGCCTACCGCCACGTCCTGGCCGGCGCGCCTGCCGCTGGCCGCACCGTGTGCATCGCCCACTGCTACACGGCAGGCGGCCAGGAGAGCGAATCCGAGCGGCCGCTGGTCATGGGCGGCAGCCAGCTGGTGGACGCCGGGGTCTTTGCCCCCTTTGCTCTCACCCTCCTGGGCCACCTCCACCGGCCCCAGCAGGTGGCGGCCAGCGCCTGGTACGCCGGGGCGCCCTTGCGCTATTCCTTCTCCGAGCTGGATCACGAGAAGGTCTTTTCCATCTTTGACCTGGACTGCCGGGGGCTGGTGACCCGGACCTCTTTTCCGGTCCGGCCGCGGCGGGAGCTGCGCCAGAAGAAGGGCACCCTGGACGAGATCCTGGCCGGGGCCGCGGGGGATCCGGCGAGCGACGACTACCTGGCGATCACCCTCACCGATCGGGGGGTGCTTTTCGACTACGCGGCGAAGATCCGCGCCGTCTATCCCAATGTCTTGTCCATTGTTCGCGCCCAGCAGGAGGGGGAGGGGGATCTCCTCCATCCGGGCGAGCTCCGGCGGCTCTCTGATCAGGAGATCGTGGGCCGCTTCTATGCCCATGTGGCAGCGGGCCTGGACGACGCGGAGGCGGCGATGCTGGTGGAGGTCATGGACGAGCTCAACCGCGGGGAAGAGAGGCCGGCATGCGGCCGTTGA
- a CDS encoding DUF86 domain-containing protein: MNDLVVNKIQSMQRCVMRAREEYQVNPEGFATDYTRQDAAVLNILRACEQAIDLANHVIKTHRMGIPASSAESFELLERAAVIDRSLASRLRNMVHFRNTVIHAYQRMDLDIVQSVLRTGLDDLVSFGERVRNFEG; this comes from the coding sequence ATGAACGATCTCGTGGTGAACAAGATCCAGAGCATGCAGCGTTGCGTCATGCGGGCCCGGGAGGAGTACCAGGTCAACCCGGAAGGCTTCGCCACCGACTACACGAGGCAGGACGCCGCGGTGTTGAACATCCTGCGGGCATGCGAGCAGGCCATCGATCTGGCGAACCATGTCATCAAGACCCACCGCATGGGGATCCCGGCCTCCAGCGCCGAATCCTTTGAGCTTCTGGAGAGGGCCGCAGTCATTGACCGAAGCCTCGCGTCGAGGTTGCGCAACATGGTGCATTTCCGCAACACCGTCATCCATGCTTACCAAAGGATGGACCTCGACATCGTGCAGTCGGTCCTCCGTACCGGGCTTGACGATCTCGTTTCGTTCGGCGAGCGGGTCAGGAATTTCGAGGGATAG
- a CDS encoding radical SAM protein — protein sequence MKHLFGPVLSRRLGRSLGIDLLPAKICTFNCVYCEVRTPSRRTCQRQEYVPTGEILEELAAFLAKERGQPACEVFTVTASGEPTLHTGIGQVIAFLKAQAPDRPVAVLTNGTLLGNAEVRADLAAADIVVPSLDACREESFLRVNRPAPGIRLAELIAGLVAFRRGYRGQCWLEILFVAGINDAPADIACLKEAVAAIRPHRIQVNTVARPPLEPFARPVPPDRLAALAQELGEHTEVIAGRAAERGPALGPVAEAEILALVQRRPETAPAIARALGLSDPETLAALDRLHEAGQVTAMAHQGRTYFVPAGRPRKASTPGRQG from the coding sequence ATGAAGCACCTCTTTGGCCCGGTCCTCTCCCGGCGCCTGGGCCGTTCCCTGGGCATTGACCTCCTTCCGGCCAAGATCTGCACATTCAACTGTGTCTACTGCGAGGTCCGCACCCCGTCCCGCCGCACCTGCCAGCGCCAGGAATACGTGCCTACCGGGGAGATCCTGGAGGAGCTGGCCGCCTTCCTGGCCAAGGAGCGGGGACAGCCCGCCTGTGAGGTCTTCACCGTCACCGCCTCCGGCGAGCCCACCCTGCACACTGGCATTGGCCAGGTGATCGCCTTTTTGAAGGCGCAGGCGCCAGACCGGCCGGTGGCCGTGCTCACCAACGGTACCCTGCTCGGCAACGCCGAGGTGCGGGCCGACCTGGCGGCCGCAGACATTGTCGTCCCTTCCCTGGATGCCTGTCGCGAGGAGTCGTTCCTGCGGGTGAACCGGCCGGCGCCGGGGATTCGATTGGCCGAGCTGATCGCCGGACTCGTGGCCTTTCGTAGGGGCTACCGGGGCCAATGCTGGCTGGAGATCCTCTTCGTGGCCGGCATCAACGACGCACCGGCGGACATCGCCTGCCTCAAGGAGGCGGTTGCCGCCATCCGGCCGCATCGCATCCAGGTGAACACCGTTGCCCGGCCGCCCTTGGAGCCGTTCGCCCGGCCGGTGCCGCCGGACCGCTTGGCCGCCTTGGCCCAGGAGCTGGGTGAGCATACGGAAGTGATCGCTGGCAGAGCCGCCGAGCGCGGCCCTGCCCTGGGACCGGTCGCCGAGGCCGAGATTCTGGCCCTGGTCCAACGGCGGCCGGAGACCGCCCCGGCGATTGCCCGCGCCCTGGGCCTTTCCGACCCCGAAACCCTTGCGGCCCTGGATCGGCTCCACGAAGCCGGTCAGGTGACCGCCATGGCCCACCAGGGCCGAACCTATTTTGTGCCGGCCGGCCGACCCAGGAAGGCGTCGACTCCCGGCAGACAAGGATGA
- the cysS gene encoding cysteine--tRNA ligase, translated as MPVETILDKVGGTPLVAIRRLNPHKKVKIYAKVESFNPGGSVKDRIALAMIQAAEAAGELSPDKIVLEATSGNTGIGLAMVCAVKGYRCLLVMPESASIERRKIMQAYGAEILLTPAKKGTDGAIEEAYLLAREHPATYFLTDQFNNEANWQVHYRTTGPEIWEETGGRVTDVVATLGTTGTAMGLCRFFRDQHPEVRVTAVEPFLGHKIQGLKNMKESYKPGIFDKSLPFQIMNIPDEEAFRMARLLARKEGILVGMSSGAAMCAALARAGQMDEGILVVLLPDGGERYLSTALFTVQKAEEPKSQGLRFFNSLTKRKEVFRPQQEGRATFYACGPTAHEHAHLAHCRRFVVSDLIHRALQARGFEVLFLMNFTDLDDNTIQGAEQAGLPLEEFTAGYVGSFLADIDALGVLRASRYPRPSEHVQEMVDLAGRLVDKGVAYEKHGSIYFDISKFPAYGRLSGVDLGKIQIGKTVDLDDYDKDSPVDFTLLKRSTLGELKKGIFFKTTWGNVRPGWHIECAAMALRYLGETMDIHTSCRDLIFPHHENAIAIAEAATGKPFANTWLHSGLVLVDGKKMCHEAGNGLTLGDLVARGYSPREVRFFLLKTHYRKPIDFSFRNLDAAVKSLRRVDEFVRKLVCLTPGLPHPGVAADLSAMEDRFGAALDDDLNVSQAVAALFDFIKKANPILAAGMLDREQKAYLLESLGKVNAVLNIMNLEECPLAPEIDRLIQERQEARQQRDWQRADVVRAELARQGIQVIDTTQGPVWNKIKGD; from the coding sequence ATGCCTGTGGAAACAATTCTCGACAAGGTCGGTGGCACGCCCCTGGTGGCCATCCGCCGCCTCAACCCCCACAAGAAGGTCAAGATCTACGCCAAGGTGGAGTCCTTCAACCCCGGCGGCTCGGTGAAGGACCGTATCGCCCTCGCCATGATCCAGGCTGCCGAGGCGGCCGGCGAGCTGTCGCCGGACAAGATTGTTCTGGAGGCCACCAGCGGCAACACCGGCATCGGCCTGGCCATGGTCTGTGCGGTCAAGGGCTACCGCTGCCTTCTGGTCATGCCCGAGTCCGCCAGCATCGAGCGGCGCAAGATCATGCAGGCCTACGGCGCCGAGATCCTGCTCACCCCGGCCAAGAAGGGCACCGACGGCGCCATCGAGGAGGCCTATCTTCTGGCCCGGGAGCATCCGGCCACCTATTTTCTCACCGACCAGTTCAACAACGAGGCCAACTGGCAGGTCCACTACCGGACTACCGGCCCGGAGATCTGGGAGGAGACCGGCGGCCGGGTCACCGACGTGGTGGCCACCCTGGGCACCACCGGCACCGCCATGGGGCTTTGTCGCTTTTTCCGGGACCAGCACCCGGAGGTGCGGGTCACGGCGGTCGAGCCCTTCCTGGGTCACAAGATCCAGGGCCTGAAGAACATGAAGGAGTCCTACAAGCCTGGCATCTTCGACAAGAGCCTGCCCTTCCAGATCATGAACATCCCGGACGAGGAGGCCTTCCGGATGGCCCGGCTCCTGGCCCGCAAGGAAGGGATCCTGGTGGGGATGAGCTCCGGCGCGGCGATGTGCGCGGCCCTGGCCCGGGCGGGCCAGATGGACGAGGGGATCCTGGTGGTGCTCTTGCCGGATGGCGGCGAGCGCTACCTGTCCACCGCCCTTTTCACCGTCCAGAAGGCCGAGGAGCCCAAGAGCCAGGGGTTGCGCTTCTTCAACTCGCTCACCAAGCGCAAGGAGGTGTTCCGGCCCCAGCAGGAAGGCCGGGCAACCTTCTACGCCTGCGGGCCTACGGCCCACGAGCACGCCCATCTGGCCCATTGCCGCCGCTTCGTGGTCAGCGATCTGATCCACCGCGCCCTTCAGGCCCGGGGCTTCGAGGTCCTGTTCCTCATGAACTTCACGGACCTCGACGACAACACCATCCAGGGCGCCGAGCAGGCCGGCCTGCCCCTGGAGGAGTTCACCGCCGGCTACGTCGGCTCCTTCCTGGCCGACATCGATGCCCTGGGCGTGCTGCGAGCCAGCCGCTACCCCCGGCCCTCCGAGCATGTCCAGGAGATGGTGGACCTGGCCGGCCGGCTGGTGGACAAGGGGGTGGCCTACGAGAAGCACGGCTCCATCTACTTCGACATCTCCAAGTTCCCGGCCTATGGCCGGCTGTCGGGGGTGGACCTGGGCAAGATCCAGATCGGCAAGACCGTGGATCTCGACGACTACGACAAGGACAGCCCGGTGGACTTCACCCTCCTCAAGCGCTCCACCCTGGGCGAGCTCAAGAAGGGGATCTTCTTCAAGACCACCTGGGGGAACGTGCGGCCTGGCTGGCACATCGAGTGCGCGGCCATGGCCTTGCGCTACCTGGGCGAGACCATGGACATCCACACCAGCTGCCGGGATCTCATCTTCCCGCACCACGAGAACGCCATCGCCATCGCCGAGGCGGCCACCGGCAAGCCCTTTGCCAACACCTGGCTGCACAGCGGCCTGGTGCTGGTGGACGGCAAGAAGATGTGCCACGAGGCGGGCAACGGCCTCACCCTGGGGGATCTGGTGGCCCGCGGCTACTCGCCCCGGGAGGTGCGCTTCTTCCTCCTCAAGACCCATTACCGCAAGCCCATCGACTTTTCCTTCCGCAACCTGGACGCAGCGGTGAAAAGCCTGAGGCGGGTGGATGAGTTCGTGCGCAAGCTGGTCTGTCTGACCCCGGGCCTGCCCCATCCCGGGGTGGCGGCGGATCTGTCCGCCATGGAGGACCGCTTCGGCGCGGCCCTGGACGATGACCTCAACGTCTCCCAGGCCGTGGCGGCCCTCTTCGACTTCATCAAGAAGGCCAACCCCATCCTGGCCGCCGGCATGCTGGACCGGGAGCAGAAGGCCTATCTCCTGGAATCCCTGGGCAAGGTGAACGCGGTCCTGAACATCATGAATCTCGAGGAGTGCCCCCTGGCCCCCGAGATCGACCGCCTCATCCAGGAGCGCCAGGAGGCCCGGCAGCAGAGGGACTGGCAGCGGGCGGATGTGGTGCGGGCCGAGCTGGCCCGCCAGGGCATCCAGGTGATCGACACCACCCAGGGGCCGGTCTGGAACAAGATCAAAGGGGACTGA
- a CDS encoding nucleotidyltransferase domain-containing protein yields MAPLCEQMIAASLLAFPDTQAIYLFGSFGTEDEWPGSDVDIAILLPPPRAKKAGSLSFHPLRAELATLAGREVDLVNLRLVSTVFQKEIVMADRRIFCADPSAADEFEMLVLSFYQKLNEERAGILQAFAATGKAYPV; encoded by the coding sequence ATGGCCCCTCTTTGCGAACAGATGATTGCCGCAAGTCTCCTGGCCTTTCCGGACACGCAGGCGATCTATCTCTTCGGCAGCTTCGGCACAGAAGACGAGTGGCCGGGAAGCGATGTGGACATCGCCATCCTGCTGCCGCCGCCCCGCGCCAAGAAGGCCGGTTCCCTCAGCTTCCATCCCTTGCGCGCCGAGCTTGCCACCCTGGCAGGGCGTGAGGTGGATCTGGTCAACCTGCGGCTGGTGTCCACCGTCTTCCAGAAGGAGATCGTCATGGCGGACCGGCGGATCTTCTGCGCCGATCCTTCTGCGGCGGACGAGTTTGAGATGCTGGTGCTGTCCTTCTACCAGAAGCTGAACGAGGAGCGTGCGGGTATTTTGCAGGCCTTTGCTGCCACCGGGAAGGCGTATCCGGTATGA